In Haliaeetus albicilla chromosome 12, bHalAlb1.1, whole genome shotgun sequence, a genomic segment contains:
- the LOC138688139 gene encoding urotensin-2 receptor-like codes for MEPNGTAAAGGNASAAGAEGGGGGPPGGGPLLIPSAFGTVLSVMYVAGVVGNVYTLVVMCHSARCAAPMYSSIVSLALADLLYLSTIPFIVCTYLAQDWYFGDLGCRILLSLDLLTMHASIFTLTLMCTERYLAVTRPLDTLKRSRGYRKVTAGAVWSVSLLLTLPMMLMVTLTEGGKAEGKVKRMCAPTWSVDAYRTYLTVLFSTSIMAPGIIIGFLYTRLARTYLESQRNPPHKEKSKRSPRQKVLIMIFSIVLVFWACFLPFWIWQLVRLYSSSLQLTTQTQKCINYLVTCLTYSNSCINPFLYTLLTKNYREYLRNRHRNFYRFTSSFRKRGSNLQCSWGRSTSSSNQYDYSSEAVGMATLKDK; via the coding sequence atGGAGCCCAacgggacggcggcggcggggggcaaCGCTTcggcggcgggggcggaggggggcggcggcggtCCCCCCGGGGGAGGCCCCCTGCTCATCCCGTCGGCCTTCGGGACGGTGCTGTCGGTGATGTACGTGGCCGGGGTGGTGGGCAACGTGTACACGCTGGTGGTGATGTGCCACTCGGCGCGCTGCGCGGCCCCCATGTACAGCTCCATCGTCAGCCTGGCCCTGGCAGACCTGCTCTACCTCTCCACCATCCCCTTCATCGTCTGCACCTACCTGGCCCAGGACTGGTACTTCGGGGACCTGGGGTGCCGCATCCTGCTCAGCCTGGACCTGCTCACCATGCACGCCAGCATCTTCACCCTCACCCTCATGTGCACCGAGCGCTACCTGGCCGTCACCCGGCCCTTGGACACCCTGAAGCGGTCGCGCGGCTACCGGAAGGTGACGGCGGGGGCCGTCTGGTCGGTCTCGCTGCTCCTTACCCTGCCCATGATGCTGATGGTCACCCTGACCGAGGGGGGCAAGGCGGAGGGCAAGGTGAAGAGGATGTGCGCGCCCACCTGGAGCGTGGATGCCTACCGGACCTACCTGACGGTGCTCTTCAGCACCAGCATCATGGCCCCGGGAATCATCATCGGCTTCCTCTACACGCGCCTGGCCAGGACCTACCTGGAGTCCCAGAGGAACCCCCCCCACAAGGAGAAGAGCAAGAGGTCCCCCCGGCAGAAGGTCCTCATCATGATTTTCAGCATCGTGCTGGTCTTCTGGGCCTGCTTCCTGCCGTTTTGGATCTGGCAGCTGGTGCGACTCtacagcagctccctgcagctcACCACCCAAACCCAAAAGTGCATTAACTACCTGGTGACCTGCCTGACCTACAGCAACAGCTGCATCAACCCCTTCCTCTACACCCTGCTCACCAAAAACTACCGGGAATACCTGCGCAACAGGCACCGCAACTTCTACAGGTTCACATCGTCCTTTCGCAAGAGGGGCTCCAACCTGCAGTGCTCCTGGGGACGGTCCACGTCCTCCAGCAACCAGTATGACTACAGCTCGGAGGCCGTGGGCATGGCCACGCTGAaggacaagtga